The following proteins come from a genomic window of Synechococcus sp. BIOS-E4-1:
- a CDS encoding iron uptake porin, with translation MKLAHQFLACQAVVALLAQTSATNATELSIDRISSYVPLSKDAVSVEQVTSITQFSDVYPTDWAYQALSNLIERYGCVAGYPNGTYRGNRAMTRFEAAALLNACLDRVTEVTDELKRLMKEFEKELAIVKGRVDGLEARVGELEATQFSTTTKLKGKTTFVIGGVNANGDSQNGISFDQVGTGGADAYNEEFGALTFNYNLDLFLDTSFTGKDLLRTKLRAGNFGQSAFGGRGVNLTGLNIAFASEDNVKVDRLFYKFPIGESFTFIAGAKARNTEVLAMWPSVYTKGGATILDYTAVAGVPGVYNKATGQLIGGYWQQKVDKGEPNLNVSINYVTGNKAGSNSNPGEGGFMTENSAANLTAQVGWGNGNYGIAGAYRYGQCDSNFRKGTSFVQNEKYNLKCTTENGERTTRSSNSYALNAYWQPEKSGLIPSISIGWSINTVNGKRIVDGTYTNSQSWFTGLKWEDALMDGNALGIAVGQPTFATALEGSDTAFDGNYIFELYYNFQVTDNIAVAPALFYLSRPMGQNTQNLIDNGAGYDGRFNVFGGLIQTTFKF, from the coding sequence ATGAAACTAGCTCATCAATTCCTTGCCTGCCAAGCGGTAGTAGCGCTTTTAGCACAGACTTCTGCAACAAACGCTACAGAACTGAGTATTGATCGCATCTCATCTTATGTTCCCTTATCAAAAGATGCGGTGTCGGTCGAGCAGGTCACCAGCATCACCCAGTTCTCTGATGTCTACCCGACCGACTGGGCCTATCAGGCTCTCAGCAACCTGATTGAGCGCTACGGCTGTGTCGCCGGTTATCCCAACGGCACCTACCGCGGCAACCGTGCCATGACCCGCTTTGAGGCGGCCGCACTGCTGAATGCCTGTCTCGACCGCGTCACCGAAGTGACCGACGAGCTCAAGCGTCTGATGAAGGAGTTCGAAAAGGAACTCGCCATCGTCAAGGGCCGTGTTGACGGTCTGGAAGCTCGCGTTGGCGAACTGGAAGCAACCCAGTTCTCCACCACGACCAAGCTGAAAGGTAAAACAACTTTCGTCATTGGTGGGGTCAATGCTAATGGTGACAGTCAAAATGGCATATCTTTCGATCAAGTTGGAACCGGTGGAGCAGATGCATATAACGAAGAATTTGGCGCACTAACATTTAATTACAATCTTGATTTATTTCTCGATACGAGCTTTACCGGAAAGGATTTACTACGAACAAAGTTACGCGCTGGCAACTTCGGGCAATCAGCTTTCGGTGGAAGAGGAGTTAACCTAACAGGACTAAACATCGCGTTTGCAAGCGAAGATAATGTCAAAGTTGATCGACTCTTTTACAAGTTTCCAATTGGGGAAAGCTTCACATTCATCGCGGGTGCAAAAGCGAGAAATACTGAAGTATTAGCAATGTGGCCATCTGTATATACAAAAGGGGGGGCCACTATCCTTGACTATACTGCTGTTGCCGGTGTGCCAGGAGTTTATAACAAAGCAACAGGACAATTAATTGGAGGTTACTGGCAGCAAAAAGTTGATAAAGGTGAGCCTAATTTAAATGTCAGCATCAACTATGTGACTGGTAATAAAGCAGGGTCTAATTCAAACCCTGGAGAAGGAGGATTTATGACTGAAAATTCAGCAGCAAATCTTACAGCTCAGGTAGGTTGGGGAAATGGAAATTATGGCATAGCAGGTGCGTATCGATATGGCCAGTGTGATTCAAATTTTAGAAAAGGCACTTCTTTCGTACAGAACGAGAAATACAATCTTAAGTGCACGACTGAGAATGGAGAGCGCACAACGCGTTCCTCCAACAGTTATGCGTTAAACGCTTATTGGCAGCCAGAGAAAAGTGGATTAATTCCATCCATTTCAATAGGTTGGTCGATAAACACAGTCAATGGCAAAAGAATTGTTGATGGAACATACACCAACTCACAGAGCTGGTTCACAGGCCTGAAGTGGGAAGATGCGCTTATGGACGGTAACGCCCTTGGCATTGCTGTTGGCCAGCCGACCTTTGCCACAGCTCTCGAAGGCAGTGATACAGCATTCGATGGTAACTATATCTTCGAACTCTACTATAATTTTCAAGTCACGGATAATATAGCTGTAGCACCAGCTCTTTTTTATCTATCAAGGCCAATGGGGCAAAACACACAAAATCTAATTGACAATGGAGCTGGCTATGACGGACGATTTAACGTGTTTGGAGGTTTAATACAGACAACTTTTAAATTCTGA
- a CDS encoding fumarate reductase/succinate dehydrogenase flavoprotein subunit, with the protein MDIQRHQVDFLVVGGGTAGCMAAIKAKQRNPDANVLVLEKANIRRSGAIAMGMDGVNTAVIPGNSTPEQYVKEITIANDGILDQKSVYKTGELGFSVIQELESWGVKFQKDNEGNYDLKQVHRVGKYVLPMPEGKDLKKILSRQVKRHKVKVINRVMATRVVVQNDRVAGVTGLDVRSGDFHVIQAKAVLLCTGACGRLGLPSSGYLYGTYENPTNAGDGYSMAYHAGAKLSNLECFQINPLIKDYNGPACAYVASPFGAYTANAEGNRFISCDYWSGQMMLEMWKELNSGSGPVHLKMYHLDEATISEIETVLFANERPSRERFHAGRNENYRTHGVEMSISEIGLCSGHSASGVQVDENMQTSVTGLYAAGDMASVPHNYMIGAFVSGRVAAEHAIDAIRDFEHQEPDESFLMEEQKRIYAPISNPDGIPHTQVEYKLRRFVNDYLQPPKAPHNMQIGLDKFVAYNSVLAELGARDPHELMRCMEIHFIRDCAEMAARASLFRKESRWGLYHYRLDFPDRNDDEWLCNCIVQKASDSSMLLCKQPLQPYIIDVNVSEEQYDVAVPV; encoded by the coding sequence ATGGACATCCAACGTCATCAAGTTGATTTTTTAGTCGTAGGTGGTGGTACAGCTGGATGTATGGCAGCTATCAAAGCCAAACAAAGGAATCCTGATGCCAATGTATTGGTTTTAGAAAAGGCAAATATCCGACGCAGTGGTGCAATTGCAATGGGAATGGATGGTGTTAATACTGCTGTTATTCCTGGTAATTCCACACCTGAACAATATGTCAAGGAAATCACGATTGCGAATGATGGAATCCTTGATCAAAAGTCTGTGTATAAAACTGGTGAATTGGGTTTCAGTGTTATTCAGGAACTCGAAAGTTGGGGAGTGAAATTTCAAAAAGATAATGAAGGAAACTACGATCTTAAACAAGTTCATCGCGTTGGTAAATATGTTTTACCAATGCCTGAGGGTAAAGATCTTAAAAAGATTCTTTCTCGTCAGGTTAAGCGCCATAAAGTTAAAGTGATTAATCGCGTAATGGCGACTCGTGTTGTTGTACAAAACGATCGTGTAGCCGGCGTTACAGGTTTGGATGTTCGTTCTGGTGATTTTCATGTTATTCAAGCGAAAGCGGTACTTCTTTGCACTGGGGCTTGCGGTCGTCTTGGATTACCGTCTTCAGGATATTTATATGGAACTTACGAAAATCCAACTAATGCTGGTGATGGTTATTCTATGGCCTATCATGCCGGAGCAAAATTATCAAACCTAGAATGTTTTCAAATTAATCCTTTAATTAAGGACTACAATGGTCCTGCTTGTGCATATGTGGCAAGTCCGTTCGGAGCTTATACAGCAAATGCTGAAGGTAATCGTTTTATAAGTTGCGATTACTGGAGTGGTCAGATGATGCTCGAAATGTGGAAAGAACTCAATTCGGGATCCGGACCTGTACATCTAAAAATGTACCATTTGGACGAAGCAACTATTTCGGAAATTGAAACTGTTCTTTTCGCTAATGAGCGTCCGAGTCGAGAACGTTTTCATGCTGGACGCAATGAAAATTATAGAACCCACGGAGTTGAAATGAGTATATCTGAAATTGGTCTATGTAGCGGACATTCTGCCTCAGGAGTTCAGGTTGATGAAAATATGCAAACTTCAGTAACCGGCCTTTATGCTGCGGGGGATATGGCTAGTGTTCCTCATAATTATATGATCGGTGCTTTTGTTTCTGGCAGGGTTGCGGCCGAGCATGCGATAGATGCAATACGTGATTTTGAGCATCAAGAACCTGATGAATCTTTTTTAATGGAGGAGCAGAAAAGAATTTATGCCCCTATATCTAATCCTGACGGCATCCCTCATACTCAAGTTGAATACAAACTCCGTCGTTTTGTTAATGATTACTTACAGCCACCAAAAGCTCCGCACAATATGCAAATAGGGCTTGATAAATTCGTGGCTTACAATTCTGTCTTGGCTGAGCTTGGTGCACGTGACCCGCATGAGTTAATGCGTTGTATGGAAATTCATTTTATTCGTGACTGTGCTGAAATGGCTGCACGTGCTTCACTTTTCAGGAAGGAAAGTCGATGGGGTCTCTACCATTATCGTCTTGATTTCCCAGATCGCAATGATGATGAATGGCTTTGTAATTGCATTGTTCAAAAAGCTTCAGATTCATCAATGCTCCTCTGCAAGCAACCACTTCAACCTTATATTATTGACGTGAATGTTTCAGAAGAGCAGTATGACGTTGCTGTTCCAGTTTAA